A window of Candidatus Neomarinimicrobiota bacterium genomic DNA:
GGGCCGGGCTTTTATCCCTAAGTCATAGCTCTGGCCGCTATCATGTAAGTCGGCACAGGTGCTGCGCTACATCGCCCGATGCCATCCGCAGCTGCACTCCTTGCTGAGCGAGCATGATGCGGCGACCTGGCGTGTGCAGTACCGGCATTACGATTGGCGCCTCAATACCCAACCTTGACGCCCCGCCCGGGAAATCCAACCAACTAAGCGCCAGAAGTGGCCCTTTCGCTGGCTTGAAAGTTGAGCGATGGTCAGCTGGAAGGCAGTTTCCGGGGCAGCGTTTGAGGCGCTGATGACAGCTGCCGCCGATGTCGACAACTCACTGACAATTAAGGATCTATAAGAGCCGCTACCTTACATTGGGGGCATATCATGAGCACCATGTTTGAGGGATTGATCAGCGGGACCCGGCTGGCGCTCGGTTTGGCGGTAGCGCTCCCGTTGATCTTTGCAGCCGGCTTGCAGGCCATGACAAATATGCGGACACTTTCTGATCAACCGGAAAAAGTAATTCCGGGGATCTTCGCAGGTGGCGCTCAAGATGTGGTCAAGTGGATAAGGCGCCGTAGCAAGGCAGCCAATCAGTCGTTAGCGGCAAAGGTTGGGCGAATCCCCTCAACAAACACTATTTCAAGAACCTACTCACGCGGTCGGGCTGAAGGTGGATGATAGGGTTCCGCCCGATAAGTTAGCTGATCTAAATTGCAGCAGATGCCTCTGTTGCTCCGAAGTCTCATCGCAGTCGGGTATCTCAGCCTTCTGCCCCTGGGACATTCCGTAGTCCTGTCCGCTGGCGGGAACTCCCGCGGGGCAAGCGCGCCGCTCGGCTCATGGCGCTGGCTGGACAGGGATTGGCACGCCTTTGTGGTGCCCGGACCTTACCGCACCTACGGCAGCCTGCTGGTTCAATTTCGCGAGGATGACGATTTCACCCTCTGGGAGGAGGACGAGGTGCGGCTCTATTGGGAGTTGCTGCGTAAATCCGCCCGGCCCCAATATTTTCTAATCGAGCTGACCACCTACCCCCTCGCGGCACTCTCATCCTGGACCGAATCGACCAGCAGCCGCATTTACCACGCGTTCGATTTGTGGCCGGGTTTCAACCTGCTCAGGAGCCTGGGCGCGGGCTATCAGGAGCCGTGGTCCATGAGCCTGTTTCTGGGGCAGCTGGCCACGTTCTGGGACCTTAATGACAGGGATGAGTTGGTGGTCGAGGCAACCGGAGTGGCAGGGCTGGTACTGACCACCGGCCTGCATCAGCTGTTTGACAATGTGATTGTTCCCGGCCCCTGGTTTCGAGCCGAATGGAAAATCAAGGGGGCAGGTAAAGATGGTGATCGCCGGCGATCATGGGACCTGAAAGTAGGGTATCGGTGGTATGGGTCACCGGACCTCGCCAATACTGCAGGCATAACCCTGACGCGGCAGATAACCGCAAGAGGGTTGAAAGATCTTGGACTTGGCAAGAACAGCTTGATGGCGCTGGAGATCCAGGTGCCTACACTGGGATTTGACGGCGGCCCTTCAAGAGTCATGCTTGAATACGGTAAGTTCTACCCGCTGCGGAACTGGCTTGTGGGGCTCAAGGCCGGTTTCGTATATGAGAATCGTAAGACCTACGATGGGCAAAAATTCAGTGACGAGCCGATGTCAGTCACGGAATTTTTCCTGAAACCGCTCATTCTTTTCTAGACCTGCCTGCGAGTCAGGATGCGCAACTACTGCTTGAACTACTGCGGTGGCGCCGATAATTTTGAACTCCACGAAAGACGGCATCATCCTATTTGACTGCTAATTCAGGCCGATCATATGACTGCCAACAACGCTAAGTCCGCCGCGAGGCAACCGCTAGCTCTCAGGATTATCCGGGCTATCACCGTGTTCCTGTGCAGGGTTTCACCGGCTCTGGCCACCAGGTGGGCTGACAAGCTCTTTTTCACCCCCAACTCGCCCAAAAGGCCTGCGTCCGAACGACCGTATTACGATTCGGCGGACAAGTCCAGCTATGCTTTTGAGGGCCGGAGGGTGGCCCTTTATCAATGGGGGGCCGGAGAGCAGACGGTACTGCTGGTGCACGGCTGGGGCAGCCGGGGAACCCGCCTTGGGCACCTGGCAGAGCCGCTAAATCTGAGGGGCTACCGTGTTGTAACCGTCGACTTGCCGGCCCACGGCGATTCAGATGGCAAGACGACCAACCTCCCCGAGATAGTAGAACTGCTGGCGCGCCTGCACGAGGAGTTCGCCCCCGTGCATGCCATGGTGGGGCACTCGTTCGGAGGGCTGGCCACCGTGGCGGCGCTCCACAAGCACAGACTGCCCGTTAAGAGGGTGGTGCTCATTGCAGCGCCCTACTCCATGGACTATGTCTTTGACCAGTTTGCCGAGAAAATCAGCCTGACCCCCAAAGTCAGGGCGCGGCTGGCCTCCAGGATCGTTGAGCGTTTCGAGCGCACCCGGCAGGTCAACGTTTACGACTTCTCGCCCGACCGGCTGGTGGCCTCTCTCGTAATGCCATTCCTGGTGGTTCACGACAAGGAGGACCGGGAAGTAGCGTTCGAGCAAGGGGTGGGATTTGCGCAGGGTCTGCCGGACGTCGAATTCATAGGCACGGAGGGTCTCGGCCACCGACGGCTTCTCAGAGACGAGGGGGTGGTCAAGGCGCTCATCGAGTTTATCGCCCAATAGCGACCGATGATGCACGAGTTGGCTGCCTGTGCCGCGGATAGGACTCGAACCCGACCTGCCCCCCAAAGTCTTGAACCCGAGCGCATGGCGTTAGTCAGTGACCAAAAAAGATGCAATCTTTATCGGAAGGGACAGATCGTCTTCTATGAATGCAATCCTCCCTATGGCCTCTTTTGAATTAACTCAGGAAGGGTGAAGCTCTTCAG
This region includes:
- a CDS encoding alpha/beta hydrolase, encoding MTANNAKSAARQPLALRIIRAITVFLCRVSPALATRWADKLFFTPNSPKRPASERPYYDSADKSSYAFEGRRVALYQWGAGEQTVLLVHGWGSRGTRLGHLAEPLNLRGYRVVTVDLPAHGDSDGKTTNLPEIVELLARLHEEFAPVHAMVGHSFGGLATVAALHKHRLPVKRVVLIAAPYSMDYVFDQFAEKISLTPKVRARLASRIVERFERTRQVNVYDFSPDRLVASLVMPFLVVHDKEDREVAFEQGVGFAQGLPDVEFIGTEGLGHRRLLRDEGVVKALIEFIAQ